DNA sequence from the Dehalococcoidia bacterium genome:
GTGGATGGTTGCTACTCGGCCCAGTGAGTTGGCAAAACGCATATTCTCATCCATCGGGATAATCACGGAAGCGCGGGAAAATGGATATAGGTTTAGCTGGGAAGACTATGGTTATTGGAGAAGGGTCGAGTGTTGCGCGAATCGATGTGCTGGTGAATTATGTTGGCATCGACTATCCGATCCTCTTTGTTGATTCTAAGCCTGAGCTGCGGGACAATCGCACAGCCATCAAAGAAGATATCGCTGTCAACAACGATAATCCCAATCCCTTCATATGGACATCTGCTGCCAATGCAATTCTGAAGCAAGTGTCCATGTGTAGCTATTCAGTGAGGCCATTCTATTGTGAGACCGCTAGTATCAGGATGCTTTCTGGACAGACGTGAAAGCAGTAAAAGCGAACGCCATTTCAAAATATAGGTGAACGGAGGAAACGATGATTGGATCTATACTGGTGCGAGTTTGGGAGTTTGTGCGAAGACACCTGACAGTGGTGACCATCATTGCCGTATTACTGATAGTCCTCGCAGCCTGGGGAGCTACCTATGTTCAGACCGATACCGCCGCATCGACCTTCGCTGGCAAGAACACCCCCGAATACCAGAGAACACTGGAGGTCTCCAAGTATTTCAATGTCGACCCGCTTAGCGCAGTCCTTCAGGCGGATTCGATAGATACACTGATAACCGACCATAATCGTGAGGCGTATAAGTACGCCCAAGAGAGGATTTCAAAAGTCGATGGCATTTTCTACTGCACATCCCCTGAATTCTATATAGACCTGGCCTTGATGAATCCTGCCACACCCAAAGGGGTGCCTCTGAAAGACTTGATTGTGGATTCTGCCACCGGCCAGGTACGACCTGCCTTCGCCGGCTGTTTTCCCAACCCGCAGACGGGGATGTTCGTGATCGGAATAAGAGGATGGCCTAGCCAAGCCAAGGAGAAAGAGATCATTAAAGCAGTCAACCAGATACTCAACGATGCCAAGTTCGAGGGGAACATTAACGTCACTTTGTCTGGCATGCCATCCTTCTACCTTGGCCTCAAGAATCAAATCAACAAGGCGCTGGGCAGGACCATGGCCGTGGCCATGGTCCTGATGCTCATCATTCTGGCCTTCCTTTTACGCCTGCGAGGGTCATTCCTGTGGCGATGGCTGACACTGGGCGTCGTACTTGTCGCTATCCTCTATACTTTTGGGATAGCCGGAGCACTGAACTTTAAGACCACCACGGTGTCCATGGCGATGTTCCCCGTCTTGCTTGGACTGGGGGTCGATTATGCCATCCAGTTCCAGAACCGATATGAGGAGGAATCGCAAAAAGGCCGGACGGCGAGTGACGGCATTAGAGAGACTTTCCTGCACATCGGGCCGCCTATCTTCATTGCGGTGGTCGCCTGCATCCTTGCCTTCCTAGCCATGAAGTCCTCGTCGATACCGATGATATCGAATTTTGGCGCGATGCTCTCAATAGGCATAGCCGTCAGCTTCATTGTGGCAACGCTGTTGCTCATGTCAATTCTGTATCGGCGTGATCGCAATAAGAAGCCGGTTACCGCTGAGGAAATCGCCATGCAAACCCCCGGTATCGTCGAAAGAGGAGTGCAGAGGCTGGTGCCTTTTGTGCGCAAATACACGGTCCCTATCATACTCATTTTCGTGGTGCTCGCCGCTGGTGGCTGGTCGGTCGGCAGCAAGAATGAGATTACGGATGCGGCGACTTCATTTGCCAACAAGAATACCAAGGAAATGAAGGACTTGCTCCTTATGGACAAACTGACGGGCGGACATGTGCCAAAGAACATCATGATAAGTGCTGGGGATGTGACCGATCCTCAAGTGTTGAACTGGGCGTTGGCAAAAGAGCGCGACATTGAACAGAAATACGGAGTAACAACTGGAACGGACATCAAACAGGTTGTTTATTGCATCAGTATCGCCGATGTGATAATGCAGTTGACCGGAGGCCCATTGCCTGCTACAAAGGAGGGGATAAACTTTATCCTGAGCCAACTGCCGTACGAATTGTGGGCCAACTTCATCACCCCGGACCACACCAAGCTAAATGTTCTGATGATAACCCAAAGCAGCGAATCCAAATATCTCAAGCCACTCGGCAAGGCTTTACGGGATACCGACTTAGCCAATCCTCCCCCGTATATCGATAGCGTGATCGTCACATCCGTGGATATCGACGTCCAAATTAGACTGCGTGCTGGGCTCGAGCAAGACCACTATCGCATTACCTACATCGGCATTGGCCTTATTTTCGTGGCCCTCCTCATCTTGATGAAATTCAGAGTCCGTAGAGTCTTGACGTGTCTGGTTCCCATAGTCCTGATCCTGGGATGGTCCAGCGGCATCCAGTATCTGCTGGGCATCAAGACTACTCTTTTCATGACTACCATGCCTTCCCAGATCGTTGCTATCGGCACGGAGTTCACCATTCTGATCCTGTGGCGCTATTATGAGGAGCGGGACAAGGGTGGAGGGCCCGATGAGGCCATGGCGATCGCTATGAGCAAGATCGGCCGGGCAATTCTGGTGTCAGGGTTGGTGGTAATTGGCGGCTTTGCAGCGATGATCAGTGCCGTCAATCTGCCCATCCTTAGCAACTTTGGCATCATGACGTGCATCGATGTGTTCCTATGCTTGGTCAGCAGTCTGCTGGTACTCCCCGCGATTGTTATATGGTTTGACTCGAGATTCCGCAGAGACAAGGAGACAGCAACGGCAATGTAAGCAAGCCGGCACATTGTTGACCACTCTTGGCCGGGCACATGGTTACTCGAAGGAAAGATGTGCCCGGTCTAGAGTGTTAGTAGTCTACCCGGGGCGATCTGCTCCCCAAAAACTGGGCTATCCATGGTGCGCATTTTTCAGGATGGTGGAGTTGTGGAGAAGGGAGCAAGCATTCACGAAGAAGAGCAAGTGATATTTGCATTGAGGCAGGCAGAATCAGCAACTCCAGTATCAATGTGTGATACGGAATCCCGGGCATGTCTATCCACCTGACTCTGGTTGAGGGAAGGTGATTGTCAAGAATCCGGTGACCCGTTTCTCTTCTGGTCATTGTGTTTGACCAGTCACAAGGGCACCTCAACGCGGATAGATGTCCCTCCCGTCTGACGGGATTTGATCGCGAATTTGCCATGCACCGCGTGAGCCCGCTCAGCCATCCCCATGATGCCCAGTTTTCCCATAGCGGCAAGACCTGTTGCGCTGTTAGGGACATCAAATCCGACACCGTCATCCGTAATCGTCAAAGATGTGTAATCCTCCCCAAAGTCAAGGGTCACTACTGCGTTTGAAGCATGTGCATGTCGGAGAATGTTTCTAATTGATTCCTGGGCAATGCGAAACAACGATAACTCGACCTCTTTTGACAAACGTCTCTCTTGGCCAGTTACACATATTTTCAATTTCAAGTCGCCTTTGGAATACAGAGTTCTTGCAAACCACCTTAAGGTTGGGGCCAAGCCCATATCGTCCAATAAAGGTGGCCTTAAATCCCAAGTGAAGCTTCGCACTTCTTTTATGGTGCGTTCAAGAAAGCTGTTGACTTTGGCCAATCGCTGCTGAGGGACGCCCTCAATATCTGCCAATTCATCAGTTATCGACAGAAGCATCTGAATTGTATTATCATGAAGTTCCCTGGCCAGACGTCTCCGCTCCTCCTCCTGTGTGTTCACCAACTGACTGGCATAGTATCTCAGAGACTGCTCAAGTGTCCTATCCTGAATCTCGCCTAGTCTCTTTGCAGAGATTGGGCTCACGTATAGTATCAGCAATGGACTCCCTTTCCCCAGACTCTCAGTGATGCCAAAGCGAACTTCCACAAGCATCGTATTGCCATTTTTCAGGAACAGATCACACTCACGCCGCCAAGGTGTCCCTCCTCCTTTTCCCCATGCCGCTCCCGTTTCCGCACCTTCCGCCTCGATATCAAATATATCCCTTAAACTCAAATGCTTTAACTCATTCCTGCTATATCTCGAGAGATGACTCATCTCTCGATTGGCGTAAACGCAAGAGAGATGTCCAGCCCTGTCGTATTGAAACACAGCGATGCCGTCGCCAGTATTCGCCGCACCCGTCCGCTTAAGAAAAGCCATATCGGCGGCCTCTTGGTGCGGCCTTTCTTCAGAGTCGAGCTCTGTCTTGGGTGTCATGACTCCCGCAACAGCCAGTTTGTCTCTGTACATCGCTGGCCAAACCACACATCGCATCGGGATGGAGCTCCCATTTTCCCCCACCATCACCGTGTCATAGGCTATCGGTCCCTTACCGTTGTTCAACACCGCGCGATGCACCTCTAGAACCTCTTTGATGTTATCTGCATGGATCCGCTCCGATATGAGATGTCCTATGACATCTTGAGGTGAATACCCATATGGTAGAAAACCTTCAAAACGGGCGTAGGCAACTCGGTCATCTTGAAGCACATAATGGATACCTCGCATGTCTTCCCATGATCGCGTAAATCTGGACGCCATATGAGTACCCTCCGCGGTTCCTTGAAACATTCACATACTGACCCAACCAGATCTCAAAGCAAGCAGCACGGCTTCCGTTCTCGAATTCACGCGCAATTTGGTGAAAACGTTCATCATATGCCCCTTAACCGTGCGGGGAGTGATTTTCAATTTCGCTGCAATTTCTTTGTTAGTCATACCCTTAGCGGCCAGGGTTAACACTTCTGTCTCCCTGGAAGTCAACTGTTCGGCTGCATTGATCCTGATAGGCGCTGACCCTACATTCCGAGACGTGGCGAGTCTGATTAACATTGGATGCACGGATTCATCGATTGTGAGCTGGCCTTGCGCAACTGCTCGGAGACTGTGGACCAACTGGCTGCGACGGGTATTCTTTAATAAATAGCCATCAGCTCCTGCTGCAATGATCCCCATCACATATTCTTCCTCGTCATGTATCGTCATAACCAGTACTCTAACCGTTGGGAGGATTGACTTGATCCTTTCAGTAGCTTCGATTCCATTCATGCCAGGCAAACCGATATCCATAAGTATCACATCAGGCTTGAGCTCAGTCACGCAGCTCAATGCGTCCTCTGCGTTATCTACTTCACCAACAATTGTCATGTCTCGTTCACGGCCTATTAGCCGCCGAACGCCTTCTCGCACCACCTCGTGATCCTCCACCAAGAGTATTCTTGTCTTTTCCATGTCTATCCTCCGAATGACATTCTGCGTGTTGACTACAAACGCAGCACTTTTCTGCAGTGCAATTCTCCAGTATTTCCAGAGGCGAGTCTTAGATTCGCTTTTAGGTATGCAATGTATGGTCATAGCTGATACGTTCGGTGCTGAAGAGACCAAAGCGCATGGGTAACAGATGAAACTTTTGACCTATAGGTTGAAATGTAAACCACATCCAGTACCAAAGTATCACTGTCTGGGCCCAATGTCAACGGTACTGATACTCACGTGTCATATTTTGGATATGGTACCCGTAATCTTGATATTGATTCCAATTAGCGCACCACGCGGCATGATATGGCATTAGATGAGATTTAGCCAAATCGCATCTACGAGAGGAATCGTTTTGTGCTAGCTTCGACTGTCTTTGTCAGGGCTTCGAGTTTCCCGTGTTCTAGTGCTGTCAATGTCACATGATAGCGTGGTATAAGTATACGAAATGTATAATATTGCAATATATTAGCATGTCCAATATGTGCCTCTTTGCGAACTCTACAAGGTCAGATGGCTGGTCATCATAGCTTGTTTCCAAGATAAATTGCACAGAGCAATCAAGCGATCCTCTTCGTCAGCAGATGGCACAAACAGAGGCATATCATTAGCTTTGATGAGGAGCCCCCCACGGACAAAATCCGTGGGGGGCTCCTCATCACTTGTCAAGGGCCATGCACTAGCCGTTGGCGGCGGTTACGTGACCTAATAGTAGACGAGTGATACCCACAAGGTCACAAGGCCCTTGCCAGCCCCAATCTCGCTTTCGGCTCTTTGATGACGGATGACCCGCTGGTCAATCTCCTTCCCAAGCGAATGTTGCCATTTGTTGCCTGGAAGACGCTTTCGAGGGCTTCAGGATGGGATATCCCTTACCCCGCAGTTCTTCCAGTACCTCTGGCGGTGCCCCCTTCATCACAAATTCATGGAAATCGTCAGGCAGCTTGCTGGTGTCCGCGCAAAGTTTGGCTAGTATGGTCATGGCCCACGTCTGGAGCCAGGGATTCCAAACCCGG
Encoded proteins:
- a CDS encoding PAS domain S-box protein, which produces MASRFTRSWEDMRGIHYVLQDDRVAYARFEGFLPYGYSPQDVIGHLISERIHADNIKEVLEVHRAVLNNGKGPIAYDTVMVGENGSSIPMRCVVWPAMYRDKLAVAGVMTPKTELDSEERPHQEAADMAFLKRTGAANTGDGIAVFQYDRAGHLSCVYANREMSHLSRYSRNELKHLSLRDIFDIEAEGAETGAAWGKGGGTPWRRECDLFLKNGNTMLVEVRFGITESLGKGSPLLILYVSPISAKRLGEIQDRTLEQSLRYYASQLVNTQEEERRRLARELHDNTIQMLLSITDELADIEGVPQQRLAKVNSFLERTIKEVRSFTWDLRPPLLDDMGLAPTLRWFARTLYSKGDLKLKICVTGQERRLSKEVELSLFRIAQESIRNILRHAHASNAVVTLDFGEDYTSLTITDDGVGFDVPNSATGLAAMGKLGIMGMAERAHAVHGKFAIKSRQTGGTSIRVEVPL
- a CDS encoding MMPL family transporter; the protein is MIGSILVRVWEFVRRHLTVVTIIAVLLIVLAAWGATYVQTDTAASTFAGKNTPEYQRTLEVSKYFNVDPLSAVLQADSIDTLITDHNREAYKYAQERISKVDGIFYCTSPEFYIDLALMNPATPKGVPLKDLIVDSATGQVRPAFAGCFPNPQTGMFVIGIRGWPSQAKEKEIIKAVNQILNDAKFEGNINVTLSGMPSFYLGLKNQINKALGRTMAVAMVLMLIILAFLLRLRGSFLWRWLTLGVVLVAILYTFGIAGALNFKTTTVSMAMFPVLLGLGVDYAIQFQNRYEEESQKGRTASDGIRETFLHIGPPIFIAVVACILAFLAMKSSSIPMISNFGAMLSIGIAVSFIVATLLLMSILYRRDRNKKPVTAEEIAMQTPGIVERGVQRLVPFVRKYTVPIILIFVVLAAGGWSVGSKNEITDAATSFANKNTKEMKDLLLMDKLTGGHVPKNIMISAGDVTDPQVLNWALAKERDIEQKYGVTTGTDIKQVVYCISIADVIMQLTGGPLPATKEGINFILSQLPYELWANFITPDHTKLNVLMITQSSESKYLKPLGKALRDTDLANPPPYIDSVIVTSVDIDVQIRLRAGLEQDHYRITYIGIGLIFVALLILMKFRVRRVLTCLVPIVLILGWSSGIQYLLGIKTTLFMTTMPSQIVAIGTEFTILILWRYYEERDKGGGPDEAMAIAMSKIGRAILVSGLVVIGGFAAMISAVNLPILSNFGIMTCIDVFLCLVSSLLVLPAIVIWFDSRFRRDKETATAM
- a CDS encoding response regulator transcription factor codes for the protein MEKTRILLVEDHEVVREGVRRLIGRERDMTIVGEVDNAEDALSCVTELKPDVILMDIGLPGMNGIEATERIKSILPTVRVLVMTIHDEEEYVMGIIAAGADGYLLKNTRRSQLVHSLRAVAQGQLTIDESVHPMLIRLATSRNVGSAPIRINAAEQLTSRETEVLTLAAKGMTNKEIAAKLKITPRTVKGHMMNVFTKLRVNSRTEAVLLALRSGWVSM